One Pseudomonadales bacterium genomic region harbors:
- a CDS encoding type II toxin-antitoxin system RelE/ParE family toxin translates to MAQIIWTEPAISDLDKIAEYIALDKPEAAGNLVKRVFEAVERLKQFPNSGKKPPELSRNTRYSEIIIGPCRIFYRVDKNKVFVLYVMRSERVLRQYILSDRM, encoded by the coding sequence ATGGCTCAAATAATATGGACAGAGCCTGCTATTTCAGACCTTGATAAAATTGCAGAATACATTGCTTTAGATAAGCCTGAGGCCGCAGGAAATCTTGTTAAAAGGGTATTCGAAGCTGTAGAGAGATTAAAGCAATTTCCTAATTCAGGAAAAAAACCTCCTGAACTTTCCCGTAACACTCGATATAGCGAAATTATAATTGGTCCGTGCCGTATCTTTTACCGAGTAGACAAAAATAAAGTATTTGTTCTATATGTTATGCGTAGCGAAAGAGTGTTACGCCAGTATATTCTCAGTGATCGCATGTAA
- a CDS encoding type II toxin-antitoxin system Phd/YefM family antitoxin, which produces MKTELVTTLKRQATRILADLHETKEPVLITEHGKPSAYLIDIDDYEHMQNRMGILEGIARGETALQEGRTYSQAQAKERMSKWLK; this is translated from the coding sequence ATGAAAACAGAACTCGTAACCACACTAAAGCGCCAAGCCACCCGAATCCTTGCAGACCTACATGAGACCAAGGAGCCCGTTCTAATTACTGAACACGGCAAACCATCGGCCTACCTCATAGATATCGACGACTATGAGCACATGCAAAATCGCATGGGTATACTGGAAGGAATTGCACGAGGCGAAACAGCCCTACAAGAAGGGCGCACCTATTCACAGGCTCAGGCCAAGGAAAGAATGAGTAAATGGCTCAAATAA
- a CDS encoding lactoylglutathione lyase family protein: protein MSTYPRTFSHIGISVPDVVKAAKFYSEVMGWYHIMEPTVITEESDTPIGQMCIDVFGKGWGSFKIAHMSTGDKIGVEMFEFKNNEAPKDFEYWKTSTFHFCVQDPDIEGLVAKIVAHGGKQRMPIREYYPGEKPYKMCYVEDPFGLIFEVYSHSYELTYSQGAY from the coding sequence ATGAGTACATACCCAAGAACGTTCTCACACATCGGAATTTCTGTTCCTGATGTAGTGAAAGCGGCCAAATTTTACAGCGAAGTCATGGGTTGGTATCACATAATGGAGCCCACCGTCATTACCGAAGAATCAGACACACCAATAGGCCAAATGTGTATTGATGTTTTTGGCAAAGGATGGGGATCCTTTAAGATTGCTCACATGTCTACTGGCGACAAAATCGGAGTTGAAATGTTTGAATTTAAAAACAATGAAGCTCCGAAAGATTTTGAATACTGGAAAACGAGCACCTTTCACTTTTGCGTTCAGGACCCGGATATTGAAGGACTGGTAGCAAAAATCGTGGCGCACGGTGGGAAGCAGCGGATGCCTATCCGTGAATATTACCCTGGAGAGAAGCCCTACAAGATGTGCTACGTCGAAGATCCATTCGGCCTCATCTTCGAAGTCTATTCACATAGCTATGAATTAACTTATTCACAAGGCGCTTACTAG